From the genome of Malus domestica chromosome 04, GDT2T_hap1, one region includes:
- the LOC103407702 gene encoding novel plant SNARE 11-like, translating into MDPLSAISEELAEIDGQIADIFRALSNGFQKLEKIKDSNRQSRQLEELTDKMRDCKRLIKEFDREVKNMERINDPNTSRMLNEKKQSMIKELNSYVALKKQYASNLENKKIDLFDGPAEDFGEQNVLLASAMTNQQLMDNGNQMMNETDQAIERSKKVVHETINVGTETTQALKAQTEQMSRIVNELDSIHFSIKKASKLVKEIGRQVATDRCIMGLLVLIVIGVIAIIIVKLVHPNNKNIPDIPGLAPPAMTRKLLWNPY; encoded by the exons ATGGATCCGTTATCTGCAATCAGCGAAGAGCTGGCGGAGATCGACGGACAAATCGCCGATATCTTCCGTGCATTGTC AAATGGGTTTCAAAAGCTGGAGAAGATTAAGGACTCGAATAGGCAGAGTAGGCAGCTGGAAGAGCTCACTGACAAGATGCGAGACTGTAAGAg GCTTATCAAAGAATTTGATCGAGAAGTCAAGAATATGGAGAGAATAAATGACCCAAATACCAGTAGAATGCTGAATGAGAAAAAGCAGTCAATG ATCAAAGAGTTGAATTCATATGTGGCTCTGAAGAAACA ATACGCATCAAACCTTGAAAACAAGAAAATTGATCTCTTTGATGGGCCGGCAGAAGACTTTGGGGAACAAAATGTCTTGCTAGCCTCGG CTATGACGAATCAACAACTTATGGATAATGGAAACCAAATGATGAATGAGACAGATCAAGCCATTGAGAGATCAAAAAAG GTTGTTCATGAAACCATCAATGTTGGAACAGAGACAACACAAGCTCTCAAGGCTCAA ACTGAACAAATGAGCAGGATTGTCAACGAGCTGGACTCTATTCATTTCTCAATCAAGAAAGCTTCTAAGCTGGTCAAGGAAATTGGTAGGCAG GTTGCAACTGATAGATGTATTATGGGATTACTTGTCTTGATTGTCATTGGGGTCATAGCCATCATTATTGTGAAG ctggttcatccaaacaacaAGAACATTCCAGATATTCCTGGATTAGCCCCTCCTG